A window from Cryptomeria japonica chromosome 1, Sugi_1.0, whole genome shotgun sequence encodes these proteins:
- the LOC131040362 gene encoding G-type lectin S-receptor-like serine/threonine-protein kinase At1g34300 codes for MAAAWVLLVIFMVLICVTESEGEEYKTVARLSSTLLNSSGWKPNENMYLVSSNGMFCAGFYNVRANRYAFAVWYANDSHRTMAWMANSTSLVGRNSSLHLRDGFLSISDENGVIAWMSKDTYDSKYISELTLQESGNMVLNGWQSFREFPTFNLLPKQDFTTEDVLLSRSPNGTYGRDGNYYSLSLEQQSSKLSLYYNYRRADGVWESKMYWQSGRFLEVKLDESGFLNTTEIDMGFMIMATDGGEEDRLRRLTLESNGNLVMYSRTKYPPPSSWTVAWQALPRHCQIPGACGDNAVCKINLKWEPTCECPPGFDPSPVDNRSCKPHNDITKLSNVTFVPLDFVSFEALTFTTQTTTILQECMDFCRNNSSCVGFTHHVDSGNCDHLFGNLIYGYWSQAVATRLYLKISASEEDTPNLFHGLPSVLENVCPILLKLPLPPSQSDHKPRNLIIIFFIFGLELLLGAYAFRAFLRKYSKFRDMARIFALDLLPSGGPKQFSYAELKAATNDFSDMLGRGGFGPVYRGLLPDQRQIAVKKLEGLRQGEQQFWAEVSIIGRIHHLNLVRMWGFCAEGEHRLVVYEYIPNGSLEKHLFNTEGGTSMEWGIRYRIALGVARAIAYLHEECLEWVLHCDIKPENILVDEDFCPKVSDFGLAKLVEKDHSLNVSRIRGTRGYLAPEWFQSNSISAKVDVYSFGMVLFEMVMGKRNAYVFHSTEQDREFYFPEWAFEMVMIKRKMEEVVDKRLNEIKENQSEMEAVQRMVKTALWCIQSRPEERPSMGKVAKMLEGAIEIEDPPKPSLLEDSGAGPRSPISTGMKSSIKSSGRSHF; via the coding sequence ATGGCTGCTGCGTGGGTTTTACTTGTTATTTTCATGGTGCTGATTTGTGTGACGGAGAGCGAGGGAGAAGAGTATAAGACAGTAGCTCGTCTATCTTCTACTCTTTTGAATTCATCCGGTTGGAAACCCAATGAAAACATGTACTTGGTTTCTTCAAATGGAATGTTTTGTGCTGGGTTTTACAATGTGAGGGCAAATCGCTATGCCTTCGCTGTGTGGTACGCCAACGACTCGCACCGAACTATGGCGTGGATGGCGAACTCAACTTCTCTTGTGGGTCGCAATTCTTCTTTGCACTTGAGAGACGGGTTTCTCTCCATTTCAGATGAGAATGGTGTAATTGCGTGGATGAGTAAGGACACGTATGATTCTAAATATATCTCGGAACTTACTTTGCAGGAGTCGGGCAATATGGTGCTCAATGGATGGCAAAGCTTCAGGGAATTCCCTACATTTAATCTTCTTCCAAAACAAGATTTCACCACAGAAGATGTTTTGCTGTCGAGATCTCCAAACGGTACTTATGGCAGAGACGGCAACTACTATTCTCTTTCTTTAGAGCAACAGTCCAGCAAACTTTCCTTGTATTATAATTACAGGAGGGCAGACGGAGTGTGGGAAAGCAAAATGTACTGGCAGTCTGGTAGGTTTCTGGAAGTTAAACTGGACGAGTCTGGGTTTCTGAATACAACCGAAATCGACATGGGTTTCATGATCATGGCGACCGACGGGGGCGAGGAGGACCGGTTGAGAAGACTGACTTTAGAGAGCAACGGAAATCTCGTCATGTACAGTAGGACAAAATATCCTCCTCCTTCTTCATGGACTGTAGCGTGGCAAGCCCTCCCAAGACACTGCCAAATCCCCGGTGCCTGTGGAGACAACGCTGTGTGTAAGATAAATTTGAAGTGGGAGCCAACGTGCGAATGCCCACCTGGTTTTGACCCGAGCCCGGTCGATAATCGAAGCTGCAAGCCGCACAACGATATCACGAAGCTCAGCAATGTAACATTTGTTCCGTTGGACTTCGTCAGTTTTGAAGCATTGACATTTACAACACAGACTACCACAATACTACAAGAGTGCATGGATTTTTGTAGGAACAACAGCAGCTGTGTGGGTTTCACGCACCATGTGGACAGTGGGAACTGTGACCATCTGTTCGGCAATTTAATCTACGGATATTGGTCTCAAGCAGTGGCAACGCGGCTTTATTTGAAGATCTCTGCAAGCGAGGAAGACACTCCAAATCTCTTTCATGGGTTGCCCTCAGTACTCGAAAATGTTTGTCCGATCCTTCTTAAACTGCCACTCCCGCCATCTCAATCGGACCACAAGCCGCGAAATCTCATCATAATCTTCTTCATCTTTGGCTTGGAGCTGTTGTTGGGAGCTTATGCCTTCCGCGCGTTTTTGAGAAAGTACTCGAAATTCAGAGACATGGCCCGAATATTTGCCCTCGATCTTCTCCCTTCCGGCGGGCCTAAGCAATTCTCGTACGCAGAGCTGAAAGCGGCCACCAATGACTTCAGCGATATGCTGGGAAGGGGAGGATTTGGGCCGGTCTACAGGGGCCTTTTGCCCGATCAGAGGCAGATTGCAGTGAAAAAATTGGAAGGCCTTCGTCAAGGAGAGCAACAATTCTGGGCAGAGGTCTCCATCATAGGGCGAATCCATCACCTCAATCTTGTTCGCATGTGGGGATTCTGCGCAGAAGGCGAGCACAGACTGGTGGTTTACGAGTACATACCTAATGGGTCACTGGAGAAGCATTTGTTCAATACAGAGGGAGGGACTTCAATGGAGTGGGGCATCCGATACCGCATAGCTTTGGGGGTAGCGAGAGCCATTGCATACCTGCATGAGGAGTGCCTGGAATGGGTTCTTCATTGTGACATCAAACCGGAGAACATCTTGGTCGACGAGGATTTTTGCCCTAAGGTTTCTGATTTTGGACTGGCTAAATTGGTTGAAAAAGACCATAGCTTGAATGTGTCTAGGATCAGAGGGACACGGGGATACCTAGCTCCAGAGTGGTTTCAAAGCAATTCCATCAGTGCAAAGGTTGACGTGTATAGTTTTGGAATGGTGCTTTTCGAAATGGTTATGGGGAAAAGGAATGCGTATGTCTTCCATTCGACTGAACAAGACAGGGAGTTCTATTTTCCTGAATGGGCATTTGAGATGGTAATGATAAAAAGGAAAATGGAAGAGGTTGTGGATAAAAGGTTAAACGAAATAAAGGAAAATCAAAGTGAAATGGAAGCCGTGCAAAGAATGGTGAAGACAGCACTGTGGTGTATCCAGAGTCGTCCGGAAGAAAGGCCTTCAATGGGCAAGGTAGCCAAAATGTTGGAAGGAGCCATAGAAATTGAGGACCCTCCTAAGCCCTCATTATTGGAGGACAGTGGTGCAGGTCCACGATCGCCTATTAGTACCGGCATGAAATCATCCATCAAGAGTTCTGGACGTAGCCACTTCTAG
- the LOC131040352 gene encoding putative receptor protein kinase ZmPK1, with product MECAAWKNSVRFVLRLWLASVLICIPFVVGQDTNGLDGLRLGYYSPSPQESETILISPDGTFSAGFYNVGINAYGLAVWYSLTPKTVVWMANRDQPVNGQDSSLRFQIDGDLLLVDAGGIPIWRTNTKAVGVKEALLLNTGNLVLRSDSEQIVWQSFDFPTDTLLPEQIFKRSSNLTSRMELGNYKPGYYRFYFNDDNYLALIYEGLKLSSKYWPSQPNYAFGVFDIGRTTYNITRQAFLDRAGRFTSSDKFSFNAYDYGEGPLRRLTLDIDGNLRLYSLDSQNLTWEITWVALAKQCDVHGLCGFNGVCTYTPEPKCICPPGFEIEDSTDWFKGCRLIHNFSCALNSAQFLRLPYTDYYGYERPGQSYGVSLQVCRKICMDDCLCLGFVYTTTGTGECFPKYLLTSGLQSPKVARDTYIKISANDSSARNVSSMLMLIRSGSSQCSPEPRLQQQNTLSGVSKKGRSRIVTATASILTAIGVTEIVCIALGWGFLLQIFRSPSVHNYQGYSAVPGGLRRFKLSDLRRATKNFKDSVGKGGFGSVYKGLLLLDNKLVAVKRLEGVSQGEDEFRAELSMIGRVNHINLVQMLGYCAEGDQRLLVYEYVENGSLDNYLFTQDSSRILDWNKRFQIAVDTAKGLAYLHEDCLEWILHCDIKPENILLDKHFHAKVSDFGLSKLVDNGNENDRKISALAFSKIRGTRGYLAPEWTMNFPITAKADVYSFGILLLELVSGRKGAEFNVAGSNFVQWAFDNVRENRWRENLVDPKLGGSDMEWKPMVEMERVLKTALLCIEQDKNKRPSMSRVVEILMLPINTDDSDLQLEMDTDIAR from the coding sequence ATGGAATGTGCAGCATGGAAAAATTCTGTTCGTTTTGTTCTCCGTCTATGGCTGGCGTCTGTGCTAATTTGCATTCCCTTTGTCGTTGGGCAAGACACTAATGGACTAGACGGGCTGAGATTAGGATATTATTCCCCTTCACCGCAAGAAAGCGAAACAATCCTGATATCTCCTGATGGCACATTTTCTGCTGGGTTTTATAATGTGGGCATCAACGCCTATGGTCTGGCTGTATGgtattctcttacacccaagacgGTGGTGTGGATGGCCAACAGAGATCAACCCGTCAATGGACAGGATTCCTCTCTCCGTTTTCAAATAGATGGTGACCTCCTCCTGGTGGATGCAGGCGGAATACCCATTTGGAGAACTAACACCAAAGCCGTCGGTGTTAAGGAAGCTCTGCTTCTCAACACAGGAAATCTTGTGTTGCGCAGTGATTCTGAACAGATAGTTTGGCAAAGCTTTGATTTTCCCACTGATACGCTCCTTCCCGAGCAGATATTCAAAAGGAGTAGTAATCTTACATCAAGAATGGAATTGGGTAATTATAAACCTGGCTACTACCGCTTCTACTTCAACGATGACAATTACCTGGCGCTCATTTATGAAGGTCTGAAACTGTCCAGCAAGTATTGGCCTTCTCAACCGAATTATGCATTTGGTGTATTTGACATCGGCAGAACCACCTATAACATTACTCGCCAGGCTTTTCTTGATCGAGCCGGTCGCTTCACATCAAGCGATAAGTTCAGTTTTAATGCCTATGATTATGGAGAAGGCCCCCTCAGAAGATTGACACTGGATATTGACGGAAACCTGAGATTATACAGTCTGGACTCACAGAATCTCACCTGGGAGATTACGTGGGTTGCTCTTGCCAAACAATGTGACGTCCACGGCCTCTGTGGATTCAACGGTGTGTGCACATATACACCAGAGCCCAAGTGCATCTGCCCGCCTggttttgaaattgaagattcAACAGACTGGTTCAAAGGCTGCCGGCTCATTCATAATTTCTCCTGTGCCCTAAATAGTGCTCAGTTTCTCCGGCTTCCTTACACAGATTATTATGGTTACGAGCGGCCTGGGCAATCATACGGGGTATCGCTCCAAGTGTGCAGAAAGATATGTATGGATGACTGCCTTTGTTTAGGCTTTGTTTACACAACTACAGGAACAGGAGAATGCTTCCCAAAGTACCTTCTTACGAGTGGATTGCAATCTCCCAAAGTAGCTCGTGACACGTACATCAAAATATCTGCCAACGATTCTTCAGCGAGAAACGTCTCATCTATGTTGATGCTGATACGATCGGGCTCATCACAGTGTTCTCCTGAGCCCCGACTGCAGCAACAAAATACTTTGTCTGGCGTTTCAAAGAAAGGAAGAAGTCGGATAGTTACTGCCACGGCATCTATTCTTACGGCTATTGGGGTTACAGAGATTGTTTGCATAGCACTCGGATGGGGGTTTCTCTTGCAGATATTTCGCAGTCCTAGCGTCCATAATTACCAAGGTTACTCTGCTGTTCCCGGAGGACTTAGAAGGTTCAAGCTTTCAGATCTTAGGCGGGCGACTAAAAATTTCAAGGATAGTGTGGGAAAGGGTGGATTTGGGAGCGTCTACAAAGGCCTCCTCCTTCTCGATAATAAATTGGTGGCAGTGAAGCGATTGGAAGGAGTGTCTCAAGGAGAAGATGAATTCCGAGCAGAGTTGAGCATGATTGGGCGAGTAAATCACATAAATTTGGTTCAAATGCTTGGATATTGTGCCGAGGGTGATCAAAGGTTGTTAGTTTATGAATATGTTGAGAATGGTTCTCTGGATAATTACCTGTTTACTCAAGACAGCTCAAGAATTCTAGACTGGAACAAGCGGTTTCAAATTGCAGTGGACACGGCAAAAGGTCTGGCTTATTTGCACGAGGATTGCCTTGAATGGATTCTCCACTGTGACATCAAGCCAGAGAACATTCTTCTAGACAAGCACTTTCATGCAAAAGTTTCAGATTTTGGATTGTCGAAGCTGGTAGACAACGGGAATGAAAATGACAGGAAAATCAGCGCACTCGCCTTCTCTAAAATACGAGGGACGCGAGGGTATCTGGCGCCCGAATGGACAATGAACTTTCCAATCACAGCAAAAGCAGATGTTTACAGTTTCGGCATTCTTCTCTTGGAATTAGTTAGCGGGCGGAAGGGTGCTGAATTTAATGTGGCTGGAAGTAATTTTGTGCAATGGGCTTTTGACAATGTTAGAGAAAACAGATGGAGGGAGAACTTGGTCGACCCCAAATTAGGAGGGAGTGATATGGAGTGGAAACCAATGGTGGAAATGGAAAGGGTGTTGAAAACAGCACTGTTGTGCATTGAGCAGGACAAGAATAAGAGGCCTTCCATGAGTCGGGTCGTCGAAATATTGATGCTCCCTATTAACACAGACGACAGTGATCTACAACTGGAAATGGATACTGATATTGCTAGATAA